In Saccharothrix syringae, the following are encoded in one genomic region:
- a CDS encoding carboxypeptidase regulatory-like domain-containing protein: MNRLVYELDAPPVGLVERIQFAVALENLDVEVARWERAGSFAGVRGGGPGTITFTVDNLTLMVNFTSTGARHRIDGWLVPAGEHTVEVRVAEHESSTTKADDGGRFVLSDVPAGTTQIVVHLVNSRGEPGRTVVTPTIML, translated from the coding sequence CTGAACCGCCTGGTGTACGAGCTGGACGCGCCCCCGGTGGGGCTCGTCGAGCGCATCCAGTTCGCGGTGGCCCTGGAGAACCTGGACGTCGAGGTGGCGCGCTGGGAGCGGGCCGGCTCGTTCGCCGGCGTGCGCGGCGGCGGCCCCGGCACCATCACCTTCACGGTGGACAACCTCACCCTGATGGTGAACTTCACCTCGACCGGCGCCCGGCACCGCATCGACGGCTGGCTGGTGCCCGCGGGCGAGCACACCGTCGAGGTGCGGGTGGCCGAGCACGAGTCGAGCACCACCAAGGCCGACGACGGCGGGCGGTTCGTGCTGTCCGACGTGCCCGCCGGGACCACGCAGATCGTGGTGCACCTGGTGAACTCGCGCGGCGAGCCCGGCCGGACGGTCGTGACGCCGACGATCATGCTCTAG
- a CDS encoding RNA polymerase sigma factor, translating to MGELRTAGERPPWEGLDGTDRHAACVVAARAGDRRALDVLIADLTPLVWHVARGHGLDRSTAEDVVQTVWLALLRHLDRLAEPRALAGWLVVTTRREAQRTWTPSRREAALNDELAEQLESEYGLPEDAALVDDRDHRLWRAFGRLSQKCQELLRLTVLAGRAEYRAVAEALSMPRGSIGPTRGRCLTTLRAHLDAEGGSR from the coding sequence GTGGGAGAACTGCGCACGGCGGGTGAGCGCCCACCGTGGGAGGGCTTGGACGGCACGGACCGGCACGCCGCCTGCGTCGTCGCCGCGCGCGCCGGCGACCGGAGGGCGCTGGACGTGCTGATCGCCGACCTCACCCCGCTCGTGTGGCACGTGGCCCGCGGCCACGGGCTGGACCGCAGCACCGCGGAGGACGTGGTGCAGACGGTGTGGCTCGCGCTGCTGCGGCACCTCGACCGCCTGGCGGAACCCCGCGCGCTGGCGGGGTGGCTCGTGGTGACCACCCGCCGCGAGGCCCAGCGCACCTGGACGCCCAGCCGCCGGGAAGCGGCGCTGAACGACGAGCTGGCCGAACAACTGGAGAGCGAGTACGGCCTGCCCGAGGACGCCGCCCTGGTCGACGACCGGGACCACCGGTTGTGGCGCGCGTTCGGGCGGCTGTCGCAGAAGTGCCAGGAGCTGCTGCGACTCACCGTGCTGGCCGGGCGGGCGGAGTACCGCGCGGTCGCCGAAGCACTGTCCATGCCGCGCGGCAGCATCGGCCCGACCAGGGGCCGGTGCTTGACGACGTTGCGCGCACATCTCGACGCGGAAGGAGGATCGCGGTGA
- a CDS encoding copper homeostasis protein CutC encodes MLEVIALHAADAEAAQAGGADRLELTVDMAADGLTPPVRVLREVLGVTDLPVRVMLRDAPGFAPGDPDRLRRDAAALRGAGASEFVLGFLDGRRHVDVAACEAVLAELAGCAWTFHRALDHSVDPEGAWDVVAGLGCDTVLAAGSPRGVADGLPVLERLARRDGARLLVGGGLKAEHVAPLKAAGVTAFHVGGAVRPGGWDAPLSADAVRAWANLV; translated from the coding sequence ATGCTGGAAGTCATCGCGCTGCACGCCGCCGACGCCGAGGCCGCCCAGGCCGGCGGCGCCGACCGCCTGGAACTGACCGTCGACATGGCCGCGGACGGCCTCACGCCCCCGGTGCGCGTGCTCCGGGAGGTGCTGGGCGTCACCGACCTGCCCGTCCGGGTGATGCTGCGGGACGCGCCGGGGTTCGCGCCCGGCGACCCCGACCGGCTGCGGCGCGACGCCGCGGCGCTGCGCGGGGCGGGCGCCTCCGAGTTCGTGCTCGGCTTCCTCGACGGGCGCCGGCACGTCGACGTCGCCGCCTGCGAGGCCGTGCTCGCCGAGCTGGCCGGCTGCGCCTGGACGTTCCACCGCGCCCTGGACCACTCCGTCGACCCCGAGGGCGCGTGGGACGTCGTGGCCGGCCTGGGCTGCGACACCGTGCTCGCCGCCGGCTCGCCGCGCGGCGTGGCCGACGGCCTGCCGGTCCTCGAACGGCTCGCGCGCCGCGACGGGGCGCGCCTGCTCGTCGGCGGCGGCCTGAAGGCCGAGCACGTCGCACCGCTCAAGGCCGCCGGGGTGACCGCCTTCCACGTCGGCGGCGCGGTCCGCCCGGGCGGCTGGGACGCGCCGCTGTCCGCCGACGCCGTGCGCGCCTGGGCGAATCTGGTCTAG
- a CDS encoding extracellular solute-binding protein, whose protein sequence is MRFVVAAAVGAAVLAGCAPVQSGPASTGTDEQTGQLRVWLFDEVNRGPKEAVVQEAVAEFQNAHQGVTVDVQYIQVQTRAERFKAAFSDPQSAPDVAEFGNTDLAGYVAGGGFAEVDLAGWEDGKDLLPAVLDTAKVDGKVYGVPWFVGVRALYYRTDVFGELGLRPPATLDEIAPLARRVRQARPDLLGISAGGKYTYGAMPFVWANGGDIARKDGDGYVSTIDSAESKAGLRQYTELIADDICPPAQCAGNGGDASVEAFRAGKAAMVVGGDFNRKSVDASSAAGKYAVVPLPGKTPGSIAPAFSGGNLLGVLGGSQRKTLATEFVKLLGGKTYQRKMFDAMGNLPTFGDVQREVSAANPVLEPFVKTLEAGTRFVPVTPDWAKVDAQAVLPNLLQKVAAAGDDLDTAAKAAADEMNAAFGS, encoded by the coding sequence ATGCGGTTCGTAGTGGCAGCAGCCGTGGGCGCCGCCGTGCTGGCCGGGTGCGCCCCGGTCCAGTCCGGCCCGGCGTCCACCGGCACCGACGAGCAGACCGGCCAACTCCGGGTCTGGTTGTTCGACGAGGTCAACCGCGGCCCCAAGGAGGCCGTGGTGCAGGAGGCCGTCGCCGAGTTCCAGAACGCGCACCAGGGCGTCACCGTCGACGTCCAGTACATCCAGGTGCAGACCCGCGCCGAGCGCTTCAAGGCCGCCTTCAGCGACCCGCAGAGCGCGCCCGACGTCGCCGAGTTCGGCAACACCGACCTGGCCGGCTACGTCGCCGGCGGCGGGTTCGCCGAGGTCGACCTGGCCGGCTGGGAGGACGGGAAGGACCTGCTGCCCGCCGTGCTCGACACCGCGAAGGTCGACGGCAAGGTCTACGGCGTGCCGTGGTTCGTCGGCGTGCGCGCGCTCTACTACCGCACCGACGTCTTCGGGGAGCTGGGCCTCCGACCCCCGGCCACCCTCGACGAGATCGCGCCGCTGGCCCGCCGCGTCCGCCAGGCCAGGCCCGACCTGCTCGGCATCTCCGCCGGCGGCAAGTACACCTACGGCGCCATGCCGTTCGTGTGGGCCAACGGCGGCGACATCGCCAGGAAGGACGGCGACGGGTACGTCTCCACCATCGACAGCGCCGAGTCCAAGGCGGGCCTGCGCCAGTACACCGAGCTGATCGCCGACGACATCTGCCCGCCCGCCCAGTGCGCGGGCAACGGCGGCGACGCCAGCGTCGAGGCGTTCCGCGCCGGCAAGGCCGCGATGGTCGTCGGCGGCGACTTCAACCGCAAGTCCGTCGACGCCTCCAGCGCCGCCGGCAAGTACGCCGTGGTGCCCCTGCCCGGCAAGACCCCCGGCTCGATCGCGCCCGCGTTCTCCGGCGGCAACCTGCTCGGCGTGCTCGGCGGCTCCCAGCGCAAGACCCTGGCGACCGAGTTCGTCAAGCTCCTGGGCGGCAAGACCTACCAGCGCAAGATGTTCGACGCCATGGGCAACCTGCCCACGTTCGGCGACGTGCAGCGGGAGGTCTCCGCGGCCAACCCCGTGCTGGAGCCCTTCGTCAAGACCCTGGAGGCGGGCACCCGCTTCGTGCCGGTCACCCCCGACTGGGCCAAGGTCGACGCCCAGGCCGTGCTGCCCAACCTGCTCCAGAAGGTCGCCGCGGCGGGCGACGACCTCGACACCGCGGCCAAGGCGGCGGCCGACGAGATGAACGCCGCGTTCGGTTCATGA
- a CDS encoding carbohydrate ABC transporter permease: MTVPVKRGDGRVALTYLAPALLVLVGLMGYPIYQLVLISLFDYGQEQVSGGAPLTFLGLGNYARLLADDRFWAVLGQTVGFAAVCVAGTLLVGAALAVLATRVRAWARTTLFLAALGAWATPAVAGSTIWLFLFDANLGFVNEVLGTTGFSWTYDKWVAFGLVAAQVIWCSFPFVMVTLYAGIRAIPGEVLEAAALDGASTARTATAVILPLLRPILVVVTIQSIIWDFKVFTQIYVMTNGGGIAGRNLVLNVYAYQQAFAASEYGLGAAIGVVTTVLLLLVTAGYLRALRRGGEEL; encoded by the coding sequence ATGACCGTCCCCGTCAAGCGGGGCGACGGCCGGGTCGCCCTGACCTACCTCGCCCCCGCCCTGCTGGTGCTGGTCGGCCTCATGGGCTACCCGATCTACCAGCTCGTGCTGATCTCGCTGTTCGACTACGGCCAGGAGCAGGTCAGCGGTGGCGCGCCGCTGACGTTCCTGGGCCTGGGCAACTACGCGCGCCTGCTCGCCGACGACCGGTTCTGGGCCGTGCTCGGGCAGACGGTCGGCTTCGCGGCGGTGTGCGTGGCGGGGACCCTGCTGGTCGGCGCGGCCCTGGCGGTGCTCGCCACCAGGGTCCGCGCCTGGGCCCGGACCACGCTGTTCCTGGCCGCGCTCGGCGCGTGGGCCACGCCCGCGGTGGCCGGGTCCACGATCTGGCTGTTCCTGTTCGACGCCAACCTCGGCTTCGTCAACGAGGTGCTGGGCACCACCGGGTTCTCCTGGACCTACGACAAGTGGGTCGCCTTCGGCCTGGTCGCCGCGCAGGTGATCTGGTGCTCGTTCCCGTTCGTCATGGTCACCCTCTACGCGGGCATCAGGGCCATCCCCGGCGAGGTGCTGGAGGCCGCGGCCCTGGACGGCGCGTCCACCGCGCGCACCGCCACGGCGGTGATCCTGCCGCTGCTGCGGCCGATCCTGGTCGTGGTGACCATCCAGTCGATCATCTGGGACTTCAAGGTGTTCACCCAGATCTACGTGATGACCAACGGCGGCGGCATCGCCGGGCGCAACCTCGTGCTCAACGTCTACGCCTACCAGCAGGCGTTCGCCGCCTCGGAGTACGGCCTCGGCGCGGCGATCGGCGTGGTGACCACGGTCCTGCTGCTCCTGGTCACCGCCGGCTACCTGAGGGCGCTGCGGCGCGGCGGGGAGGAGCTGTGA
- a CDS encoding carbohydrate ABC transporter permease: MNRRVSRGVAEAVAVAAAAVVAFPLYWMVLTALKPEAEVVSADPRPWTLAPTLDSFVRALTVQSFGRYLLNSLVVATAVVLLSLLLSFLAATALTRFRFRGRTTMLVMLLVVQMVPVEALTIPLFFVMRSVRDVAPAFGLNHLGSLVLVHLAFSLPFAIWMLRGFVAAVPAELEEAATLDGASRSRFLWTVLFPLVAPGLVATSVLSFIHAWNDFLFAKTFIISAAENQTLPLALQVFVKPDQNDWGAIMAGSTLMTIPVLVFFIVVQRRLVAGLAGAVKS; this comes from the coding sequence GTGAACCGGCGCGTCTCCCGCGGGGTCGCCGAGGCGGTGGCCGTCGCCGCCGCGGCGGTGGTGGCGTTCCCGCTGTACTGGATGGTGCTGACCGCGCTCAAGCCCGAGGCCGAGGTCGTCTCGGCCGACCCGCGGCCGTGGACGCTCGCGCCCACCCTGGACAGCTTCGTGCGCGCGCTGACCGTGCAGAGCTTCGGCCGCTACCTGCTCAACAGCCTCGTGGTGGCCACCGCGGTGGTGCTGCTGAGCCTGCTGCTGTCGTTCCTGGCGGCCACCGCGCTGACCCGGTTCCGCTTCCGCGGCCGGACCACGATGCTGGTCATGCTGCTGGTGGTGCAGATGGTGCCGGTGGAGGCGCTGACCATCCCGCTGTTCTTCGTGATGCGGTCGGTGCGCGACGTGGCGCCGGCGTTCGGGCTCAACCACCTCGGGTCGCTGGTGCTGGTGCACCTGGCGTTCAGCCTGCCGTTCGCGATCTGGATGCTGCGCGGGTTCGTCGCCGCGGTGCCCGCCGAGCTGGAGGAGGCCGCCACCCTCGACGGCGCGTCCCGCTCCCGCTTCCTGTGGACGGTGCTGTTCCCGCTGGTGGCGCCCGGCCTGGTGGCGACCAGCGTGCTGTCGTTCATCCACGCCTGGAACGACTTCCTGTTCGCCAAGACCTTCATCATCTCGGCGGCGGAGAACCAGACCCTGCCGCTGGCGCTGCAGGTGTTCGTCAAACCCGACCAGAACGACTGGGGGGCGATCATGGCCGGCTCGACGCTGATGACCATCCCGGTGCTCGTGTTCTTCATCGTCGTCCAGCGGCGGCTCGTCGCCGGCCTCGCCGGGGCGGTGAAGTCGTGA
- a CDS encoding beta-N-acetylhexosaminidase — protein MILLPRPASYTAGEGEVDFDGDHLVEYVEGPAEGYRLSVTPGGVRVLASDAAGEFYARQTLRQLAGPAAFRAVPPGRVRLPVCEVVDHPRFAWRGVMLDVARHFLPRHDLLRYVDLLAVHKLNVLHLHLTDDQGWRFECRRYPRLHEVGGWRPDSRFGDRRSGGTTGRPHGGYYTQDDLREVVAYAAARHVTVVPEIDVPGHSQAAIAAYPELGVSGGPVWTDWGVNPNVLRADEAVVEFYRHVFDELLDVFPGEVVGLGGDEAEGGDGRFVRRIARHLVERGRRPFGWDEVLDAGPLPASTVVASWRGEEPGLRALARGHDVVMCPERHLYLDYRQSDDPDEPIPVGTVTTLADVYGYEPAAADRVLGAQANLWTEHLDSPRRLDYAAFPRLSAFAEVVWSPAPRDGDGFTTRLAEHHLPRLDALGVEYRPLDGPRPWQVLPGVPGFPR, from the coding sequence GTGATCCTGCTGCCCCGCCCCGCGTCCTACACCGCAGGCGAGGGCGAGGTCGACTTCGACGGCGACCACCTGGTCGAGTACGTCGAAGGGCCCGCCGAGGGCTACCGGCTGTCCGTGACGCCCGGGGGCGTCCGCGTGCTCGCCTCCGACGCCGCCGGCGAGTTCTACGCCCGGCAGACGCTGCGGCAGCTCGCCGGGCCCGCCGCGTTCCGCGCCGTGCCGCCCGGACGGGTGCGGCTGCCGGTGTGCGAGGTGGTCGACCACCCGAGGTTCGCCTGGCGCGGCGTGATGCTCGACGTCGCCCGGCACTTCCTGCCCAGGCACGACCTGCTGCGCTACGTCGACCTGCTCGCCGTGCACAAGCTCAACGTGCTGCACCTGCACCTGACCGACGACCAGGGCTGGCGCTTCGAGTGCCGCCGGTACCCCCGGCTGCACGAGGTCGGCGGCTGGCGCCCGGACTCCCGGTTCGGCGACCGCCGCTCCGGCGGCACGACCGGCCGGCCCCACGGCGGCTACTACACGCAGGACGACCTGCGCGAGGTCGTGGCGTACGCGGCGGCGCGGCACGTCACCGTGGTGCCCGAGATCGACGTGCCCGGCCACAGCCAGGCCGCCATCGCCGCCTACCCCGAGCTGGGCGTCTCCGGCGGTCCGGTGTGGACGGACTGGGGCGTGAACCCCAACGTGCTCAGGGCCGACGAGGCCGTGGTGGAGTTCTACCGGCACGTGTTCGACGAGCTGCTCGACGTGTTCCCCGGCGAGGTGGTCGGGCTCGGCGGCGACGAGGCCGAGGGCGGCGACGGCCGGTTCGTCCGGCGCATCGCCCGGCACCTCGTCGAGCGCGGCCGGCGGCCGTTCGGCTGGGACGAGGTGCTCGACGCCGGACCCCTGCCCGCGAGCACGGTCGTCGCGTCGTGGCGCGGCGAGGAACCCGGCCTGCGCGCCCTGGCGCGCGGCCACGACGTGGTCATGTGCCCCGAGCGGCACCTCTACCTCGACTACCGCCAGTCCGACGACCCCGACGAGCCCATCCCCGTCGGCACCGTCACCACCCTGGCGGACGTGTACGGCTACGAGCCGGCGGCGGCGGACCGGGTGCTCGGCGCGCAGGCGAACCTGTGGACCGAGCACCTGGACTCGCCCCGGCGGCTCGACTACGCCGCCTTCCCCCGGTTGAGCGCCTTCGCCGAGGTGGTGTGGAGCCCCGCGCCCCGCGACGGGGACGGGTTCACCACCCGGCTGGCCGAGCACCACCTGCCCCGGCTCGACGCGCTCGGCGTCGAGTACCGACCCCTCGACGGTCCCCGACCGTGGCAGGTCCTCCCGGGCGTGCCCGGCTTCCCCCGATGA
- a CDS encoding PspC domain-containing protein, giving the protein MTNDVIDQATDKVRKLRRSRDDRMVAGVCGGVAELLGVDAALLRILLVAATLFGFGTGALLYLAGWVLVPEKD; this is encoded by the coding sequence ATGACGAACGACGTGATCGACCAGGCCACCGACAAGGTCAGGAAGCTCCGCCGCAGCCGGGACGACCGGATGGTGGCGGGCGTGTGCGGCGGCGTCGCCGAGCTGCTGGGGGTGGACGCCGCGCTGCTGAGGATCCTGCTGGTCGCCGCGACCCTGTTCGGGTTCGGCACCGGCGCGCTGCTCTACCTCGCGGGCTGGGTCCTGGTGCCCGAGAAGGACTGA
- a CDS encoding NADP-dependent oxidoreductase encodes MRSARIHRFGGPSVIVVDEVPDPAPGPGQVLVEVAATSFNPTEVAVRTGRFPVPLPHTLGWDVAGTVDGEPVVGWIGGAAAERAAADPARLVPAPRSVPLAHAAAIPLAGLTAWQLVFDHARVRAGERVLVNGAGGGIGGFAVQLAKAAGARVTATASPRSAAVVRRLGADEVVGYGPVGAFDVVLNLVADARVAHLGGRVVSATASDVPGAHVVTRFDAAQLREVVAAVEVDVSGEHRLEDLPELHRRAEAGLLRGKAVVKP; translated from the coding sequence GTGAGAAGCGCACGCATACACCGGTTCGGCGGTCCCTCGGTGATCGTCGTGGACGAGGTCCCCGACCCGGCGCCGGGTCCCGGGCAGGTGCTGGTCGAGGTCGCCGCGACGTCGTTCAACCCCACCGAGGTCGCGGTCCGGACCGGCCGGTTCCCCGTGCCGCTGCCGCACACCCTCGGCTGGGACGTGGCGGGCACGGTCGACGGCGAGCCGGTGGTGGGGTGGATCGGGGGGGCGGCCGCCGAGCGCGCCGCGGCCGACCCGGCCCGGCTGGTCCCGGCGCCGCGGTCGGTGCCCCTGGCGCACGCCGCCGCGATCCCGCTGGCCGGCCTGACCGCGTGGCAGCTGGTGTTCGACCACGCGCGGGTCCGGGCCGGGGAGCGGGTGCTGGTCAACGGCGCGGGCGGCGGGATCGGCGGGTTCGCGGTGCAGCTGGCCAAGGCGGCGGGCGCGCGGGTGACGGCGACGGCGTCACCGCGCAGCGCGGCGGTGGTGCGGCGGCTGGGCGCGGACGAGGTGGTCGGGTACGGGCCGGTCGGCGCGTTCGACGTGGTGCTGAACCTGGTCGCGGACGCCCGGGTGGCGCACCTCGGCGGCCGGGTGGTGTCGGCGACCGCGTCGGACGTGCCGGGCGCGCACGTGGTGACCCGGTTCGACGCGGCGCAGCTGCGCGAGGTGGTGGCGGCCGTCGAGGTCGACGTGAGCGGGGAGCACCGCCTGGAGGACCTGCCGGAGCTGCACCGGCGGGCCGAGGCCGGGCTGCTCAGGGGTAAAGCCGTGGTGAAACCCTGA
- a CDS encoding AraC family transcriptional regulator, whose product MDVPGDVLGDVIAALRTGRPAAARVARAGPWAQRFAPVPGASGFHVVLAGTCWFRPDDGDPVELRAGDVVFLPDGHGHVLADAPGTPVTSAACDPAAPRPAVEPPAEPTAVTLCGAYELDRAHPLLRHLPAAAVPAGPDLRAAADLLAAEIARPGPGSAALVPALLDALLVYLLRTHLTATSPALRDPVVAIALEHLHRDPAHPWTVASLAAATGLSRAPFARRFTELVGRPPLAYLTWWRMAVAARLLRTTDAPLAAVARRVGYTSEFAFAAAFKRHRGTPPGRFRRESPPGSAPPPDRSGPYPRGS is encoded by the coding sequence GTGGACGTGCCCGGAGACGTGCTCGGAGACGTGATCGCCGCCCTGCGCACCGGCCGGCCCGCGGCCGCCCGCGTCGCCCGGGCCGGGCCGTGGGCGCAGCGGTTCGCGCCGGTGCCGGGCGCCTCCGGGTTCCACGTCGTGCTCGCCGGCACCTGCTGGTTCCGGCCGGACGACGGCGACCCGGTGGAGCTGCGCGCCGGGGACGTGGTGTTCCTGCCCGACGGGCACGGCCACGTGCTGGCCGACGCGCCGGGCACCCCCGTCACGAGCGCGGCGTGCGACCCGGCGGCACCCCGCCCGGCGGTCGAACCGCCCGCCGAGCCCACCGCCGTCACCCTGTGCGGCGCCTACGAGCTGGACCGCGCGCACCCCCTGCTGCGGCACCTGCCCGCCGCCGCCGTCCCCGCCGGTCCCGACCTGCGCGCCGCCGCCGACCTGCTCGCCGCGGAGATCGCCCGGCCCGGCCCCGGCTCCGCCGCCCTGGTGCCCGCCCTGCTCGACGCGCTCCTGGTCTACCTGCTGCGCACGCACCTGACCGCCACCAGCCCGGCGCTGCGCGACCCCGTCGTGGCCATCGCGCTGGAGCACCTGCACCGCGACCCGGCGCACCCGTGGACGGTCGCCTCCCTGGCCGCCGCCACCGGGCTGTCCCGCGCCCCGTTCGCCCGGCGGTTCACCGAACTCGTCGGCCGGCCGCCGCTGGCCTACCTCACGTGGTGGCGCATGGCCGTCGCGGCCCGGCTGCTGCGCACCACCGACGCGCCGCTGGCCGCGGTCGCCCGCCGGGTCGGCTACACCTCGGAGTTCGCGTTCGCCGCCGCGTTCAAGCGCCACCGCGGCACCCCGCCCGGCCGGTTCCGCCGCGAATCCCCGCCCGGCTCCGCGCCCCCGCCGGACCGGTCCGGTCCCTACCCTCGGGGATCGTGA
- a CDS encoding AAA family ATPase: MTPEELADGLDRVGYLPDPGLATAAHLALAMHRPLFCEGEPGTGKTSLAHALARALDLPLVRLQCHEGIDASQALYDWDFPRQLLHLRALEAAGPVDAEAAEASLYTRRFLLARPLLEALERAPCVLLVDEVDRADDEFEAFLLEVLDENAVTIPELGRVAAATPPLVVLTSNRTREVHDALKRRCLYHWLEHPDLAREVAILRRRLPGLTGRLAGQVAAAARRLRELDLLKPPGVAESLDWAAALLALGREELDAEAAAVTLGAVLKYREDVQRALSAGVAGR, translated from the coding sequence GTGACGCCCGAAGAGCTCGCCGACGGGCTGGACCGCGTCGGCTACCTGCCCGACCCCGGGCTGGCCACCGCCGCCCACCTGGCCCTGGCCATGCACCGCCCGCTGTTCTGCGAGGGCGAGCCGGGCACCGGCAAGACCTCCCTCGCGCACGCCCTGGCCCGGGCCCTGGACCTGCCGCTGGTCCGGCTCCAGTGCCACGAGGGCATCGACGCCTCCCAGGCCCTCTACGACTGGGACTTCCCGCGCCAACTGCTGCACCTGCGGGCCCTGGAGGCCGCCGGCCCGGTCGACGCCGAGGCCGCCGAGGCGTCCCTCTACACGCGCCGCTTCCTGCTCGCCCGCCCGCTGCTGGAGGCGCTGGAGCGGGCGCCGTGCGTGCTGCTGGTCGACGAGGTGGACCGCGCCGACGACGAGTTCGAGGCGTTCCTGCTGGAGGTGCTGGACGAGAACGCGGTGACGATCCCCGAGCTGGGCCGCGTCGCCGCGGCCACGCCGCCGCTGGTCGTGCTCACCTCCAACCGCACCCGCGAGGTCCACGACGCGCTCAAGCGCCGCTGCCTCTACCACTGGCTGGAGCACCCGGACCTGGCCCGCGAGGTCGCCATCCTGCGCCGCCGCCTGCCCGGCCTCACCGGGCGCCTGGCCGGCCAGGTCGCCGCGGCCGCCCGGCGGCTGCGGGAGCTGGACCTGCTCAAGCCGCCGGGCGTGGCGGAATCGCTGGACTGGGCGGCGGCGCTGCTCGCCCTGGGGCGGGAGGAGCTGGACGCGGAGGCCGCGGCGGTCACGCTCGGCGCCGTCCTGAAGTACCGGGAGGACGTCCAACGCGCTCTTTCAGCGGGTGTCGCCGGCCGGTGA
- a CDS encoding vWA domain-containing protein, with translation MTGAGALTGLVGFAHALRHAGVACGPERVHAFVRALDHLDLARADHVYWAGRLALCAEPGDLPRYDAAFTAWFGDGDRPAPPRGRAPRPGRLAALVDGTGRPGPAPDLRVAASDVEVLRRKDIADLTPAERRHLRELLATLRPVPPRRRAHRRRPARTGRLDARRTLRGMLATGEPVRLARHRRTHRPRRVVLLIDVSGSMKPYADALLRFAHVVARAVPVEVCTLGTRLTRVTRQLRRRDPGQALAAAARAVPDHEGGTRLGETLKAFLDRWGQRGAARGAVVVICSDGWERGDPALLAAQLARLRRLAHRVLWVNPHAGHDGYRPVQSGIAAALPHLDRLLAGHSLETLHALLEEVRLA, from the coding sequence ATGACCGGCGCCGGCGCGTTGACCGGGCTCGTGGGGTTCGCCCACGCGCTGCGGCACGCGGGCGTGGCGTGCGGGCCCGAGCGCGTGCACGCGTTCGTCCGGGCCCTGGACCACCTCGACCTCGCCCGCGCCGACCACGTCTACTGGGCCGGCCGGCTCGCCCTGTGCGCCGAACCCGGCGACCTGCCCCGCTACGACGCCGCGTTCACCGCCTGGTTCGGCGACGGGGACCGGCCGGCACCGCCACGCGGGCGCGCCCCGCGTCCCGGCCGCCTCGCCGCCCTCGTCGACGGCACCGGCCGCCCCGGACCCGCGCCCGACCTCCGCGTCGCCGCCAGTGACGTGGAAGTGCTGCGCCGCAAGGACATCGCCGACCTCACCCCGGCGGAGCGGCGGCACCTGCGGGAGCTGCTGGCCACCCTGCGGCCCGTCCCGCCGCGCCGCCGCGCCCACCGCAGGCGCCCCGCCCGCACCGGCCGGCTCGACGCCCGCCGGACCCTGCGCGGCATGCTCGCCACCGGCGAACCGGTCCGGCTCGCCCGCCACCGCCGGACCCACCGGCCCCGCCGGGTCGTGCTGCTGATCGACGTCTCCGGCTCGATGAAGCCCTACGCCGACGCGCTGCTGCGGTTCGCCCACGTCGTCGCCCGCGCCGTGCCCGTCGAGGTCTGCACGCTCGGCACCCGGCTCACCCGCGTCACCCGCCAGCTGCGCCGGCGCGACCCCGGGCAGGCCCTGGCCGCCGCCGCGCGGGCCGTGCCCGACCACGAGGGCGGCACCCGCCTCGGCGAGACGCTCAAGGCGTTCCTGGACCGGTGGGGGCAGCGCGGCGCCGCGCGGGGCGCGGTGGTGGTGATCTGCTCGGACGGCTGGGAGCGCGGCGACCCCGCCCTGCTCGCCGCCCAGCTGGCCAGGCTGCGCCGCCTGGCGCACCGGGTCCTCTGGGTCAACCCGCACGCCGGCCACGACGGGTACCGGCCGGTGCAGTCCGGCATCGCCGCCGCGCTGCCGCACCTGGACCGGCTGCTCGCCGGCCACAGCCTGGAGACCCTGCACGCCCTGCTGGAGGAGGTTCGACTTGCGTGA